The DNA window TTTTCACTTATCGATTTAATAATATGCTTTATCGATTGAAACTCTTTAGGATAATCAAACTCTTTTAACGATTTTATTAAATTTTCATCCATTTCGGGAGAAAAAACGTTAATTTTTTTATCTTTTTGTGTAAGAACGGTAAGAAACGTATTAAACCCGAGCCCGAAACAGATATCCAATATATTGACTTCATCTTTTTTTACGACTTCAAATGCCGGATATATATGTTTATACAAACTCTCGACCACCGCACCCTCACTTGAGTGATAACACTCGTTAAAATGAGGATTTTTTAGGGTCAGAGAGCCGTCTTTCGTTTTTATTTTCGGATAATCAATCATTATTGACCACCTCGCTTAATGCATTAAAAAGCGTTTGTACTTCGCTATCTGCTTTTCTTAAATGTTTTGTAATATTATAACTAATCACCCAAAGCATTTTCGAAGCGATTGTAGGGTGTTTTTCTAACAATTCCACGAAAGAATCGTGAGTAATTTCCAAAATCTCGGTGTCTTCTTTTGTTTTTATAGTCGAAATCACAAGTCCTCTATCAATCAAATTCACTTCCGAAAAAAACTCATCCGCCGGAGCTTTTATAATCTTTACTTCGTAACTTTCATTATAGTTGTTCGTTTTTATTACCCCGACACTTCCGCTAACCAAAATAAAAGCTTTCGAAGAATACTCACCCTCTTTTACGATATATTCGTCTTTTTTGTAAGTTTTGTATTCGAAAAACTCTTTGGCTTTAAAATACTCTTCATCACTCAAAGTTTGAAAAATAGGATGTTCTCTCATAAAAACTCCTCTATCATCAGCTGAATTTCCCGCCCGAAATAGTTATTTTCACCGATTGTAAATTTAAACCTCACAACCTCGTCAAACTCTCCGTCATATCTGAAAATAATACCCGGTAATATATAATCGTCTTGAGACAAAATAAGCTTATAGTGATTATCTTTTAAGTTTTGGATATGCATAATCTTCGCACTCGCTATAAATTTAGGCTTAGGATTTCCCTCACCATACGGCTCGAAGCTTTTTAAAATATCCAAAAGTTCAAAATCAATCTCTCTAAAAGGAAGCTCACCCAAAACGAAATCTTCGATAAAAAAATCATCGTCATCATAAATTTCGATTATCGTATTTAATTTTTCTTTTAGTTTGTAGAAATTTTCCTTTTTTATACTAAGACCGCAAGCGAGCTTATGACCTCCAAATCCCAAAATATCATCACTACAATCGCTAACAAGCTTAAAAATATCGATATTTCCAAGACTTCTTCCGCTACCTTTTAAATGCTCTCCGTTATCACAAAAAACGATAGCG is part of the Caminibacter pacificus genome and encodes:
- a CDS encoding Crp/Fnr family transcriptional regulator, with product MREHPIFQTLSDEEYFKAKEFFEYKTYKKDEYIVKEGEYSSKAFILVSGSVGVIKTNNYNESYEVKIIKAPADEFFSEVNLIDRGLVISTIKTKEDTEILEITHDSFVELLEKHPTIASKMLWVISYNITKHLRKADSEVQTLFNALSEVVNND